From a region of the Streptacidiphilus albus JL83 genome:
- the mqnP gene encoding menaquinone biosynthesis prenyltransferase MqnP, with protein MSAVVVTPAPGSEPGSGSVQGRAKAFLRLVMIEHSVFALPFAYIASLTAMFLDNGRVHWLQLLLVTLAMVGLRTFAMAANRIIDREIDARNPRTAGRELVTGAVSMRTAYVGSAVALLVFLGAAALLNPLCLALAPVAVIPMVVYPYGKRFTDFPHAILGLAQAMGPIGAWLAVTGHWSWDALVLGLAVGVWIGGFDLIFGSQDVAADRADGVRSVPARFGVDNALRGARVAHVVTVLLLGWYAVLTDAGWAFWVGLIVVCCAFVYEHSIVRPGDLSRLNRAFFQVNGFVGISLFAFALLDLVLRGLGV; from the coding sequence GTGAGCGCCGTCGTCGTCACCCCCGCTCCCGGATCGGAGCCGGGATCCGGGTCGGTCCAGGGGAGGGCCAAGGCGTTCCTGCGGCTGGTGATGATCGAGCACTCGGTCTTCGCCCTCCCCTTCGCCTACATCGCCTCGCTGACGGCCATGTTCCTCGACAACGGCCGGGTGCACTGGCTGCAGCTGCTGCTGGTCACCCTCGCCATGGTCGGCCTGCGGACCTTCGCCATGGCCGCGAACCGGATCATCGACCGCGAGATCGACGCCCGCAACCCGCGCACCGCCGGACGCGAGCTGGTCACCGGCGCGGTGTCGATGCGCACCGCGTACGTCGGCTCGGCGGTCGCGCTGCTGGTCTTCCTGGGCGCGGCGGCGCTGCTCAACCCGCTCTGCCTGGCGCTGGCGCCGGTCGCGGTGATCCCGATGGTGGTCTACCCCTACGGCAAGCGGTTCACCGACTTCCCGCACGCGATCCTGGGCCTGGCGCAGGCGATGGGCCCGATCGGGGCCTGGCTGGCCGTCACCGGCCACTGGTCCTGGGACGCCCTGGTGCTGGGGCTCGCCGTGGGCGTCTGGATCGGCGGTTTCGACCTGATCTTCGGCAGCCAGGACGTCGCCGCCGACCGCGCCGACGGCGTCCGCTCCGTCCCGGCCCGCTTCGGCGTGGACAACGCGCTGCGCGGCGCCCGGGTCGCGCACGTCGTGACCGTGCTGCTGCTGGGTTGGTACGCGGTGCTGACCGACGCCGGATGGGCCTTCTGGGTCGGTCTGATCGTGGTCTGCTGCGCCTTCGTCTACGAGCACTCGATCGTCAGGCCCGGCGACCTGTCCCGGCTGAACCGGGCCTTCTTCCAGGTGAACGGCTTCGTCGGGATC